The genomic segment CGCAGCGTTTTTGACTGAGATAGGCCTGCTGGGCCCGATCGCGCGTCGCGGCTGGAAGCGCACCAACTTTCTGTGAGCCAGCCGCAGGTCATTGTCATCGGCGCGGGAGCCCGGGGCCGGGGTGTGACAACCGAACTGCTCGCGGCGGGCATCACCGACGTGGTCGTTCTCGAAACATCACCGGTGATCAGCGCGCGGTTCGCCGACGACACCCACACCTGGGAGTTGCGCACCGCCGGGGGCAAGACGTCGCACGGCCGGGCGGTCGTCGCGGCCGATCCACCGATGCTCATCGGTTGGACACCGGAGCTGGCTGGGCGCAACGACTTTCACGGCGAATCGTTTCACGCGGCGCAGTGGAACGCCGATTTCGATCCGACCGGCAAACACGTCGCGGTCGTCGGCACCGACTCCACCGCCGGTTACTACCTGCCGCGACTGACCGCGGCGGCCGCCTCGGTCACCGTTTTCGCGCACCCGCCGCGCCGGATCGTCGCCGAATTGCCGTTGCCGCCAACCCGTGTCAAGCGCTGGCTGCGCCGCAAAGCCCTGGCGCCCTTGGGCCGCAGCCAATCTCGGCCTGCACGCGTAGCATCGCCCATCGCCGCGATCACCGCGTCGGGCATTCGCACCAGCGACGGTGTCGACCACCTCGCCGACGCGATCATTTACGGCACCGGGTTCACGATTACCGATCGGGCGCCCGAGCTGATCGGTAGCGGCGGCTTATCACTCGAGCAAACCTGGGCCGACGGCACCGAGCCGTTCCTGGGCGTCGCGATTCACGGTTTCCCCAACTACTTCTCGATCACCGGGCCGGATGTCGTCGCGCAAACTCGCTATATCGTCGAATGCCTTGTGTTGCTGGAAGGCGGCGGCAGCACCCGTATCGAGGTATTGCGCAGCAGTCAGCAAGTCTTCAACGAGCGCGCGCATTTCCAATCCACCCCGCCATTTCCGGTGGCTCGGATTTCCAAGGCGTTCGACCTGTCATCCGGCGCGCCCACCGACGATGCGAAGTATGACGGCAGCGCGACGCTGACCATCGCCGGCACGTCACTTCCGGTACGGGTGCGGCTGGCCGGACGCCTAGATCCGATCGACGGCCGTTACCACTGGCAGGGAACGCTCTTCAGCTCCGCGGCCCAGCCCCTACCGGACGAAGCACTCAAGCAGATCCGCGCGGCGACGCTGACGGTCGGCGAGCGCAGCGCGACGGCCCGCATCGTCGAACGGACGCCGTGGGGCACCCACGCGATCGCCGGCGTGGGCGCTCCCCCCTGGTGACGGAATCCTGAACGGCTCCGGATTCCCTCGTCTGGTGGCATCGATGCCACTGAACTAACGTGAGAAGTCTCTGCCGCCGGGGGGCGGTTCCTCATTCGGTTTGCCGGATGGGAATTCGAGGGAGCAGGAGATGGAATGCCGGAACGATACGTTCGGTCACTTTCCGACCGC from the Mycobacterium lentiflavum genome contains:
- a CDS encoding DUF4873 domain-containing protein; protein product: MSQPQVIVIGAGARGRGVTTELLAAGITDVVVLETSPVISARFADDTHTWELRTAGGKTSHGRAVVAADPPMLIGWTPELAGRNDFHGESFHAAQWNADFDPTGKHVAVVGTDSTAGYYLPRLTAAAASVTVFAHPPRRIVAELPLPPTRVKRWLRRKALAPLGRSQSRPARVASPIAAITASGIRTSDGVDHLADAIIYGTGFTITDRAPELIGSGGLSLEQTWADGTEPFLGVAIHGFPNYFSITGPDVVAQTRYIVECLVLLEGGGSTRIEVLRSSQQVFNERAHFQSTPPFPVARISKAFDLSSGAPTDDAKYDGSATLTIAGTSLPVRVRLAGRLDPIDGRYHWQGTLFSSAAQPLPDEALKQIRAATLTVGERSATARIVERTPWGTHAIAGVGAPPW